The nucleotide window GATAAATGTAAGAGTCATAAAAACCTACAGAGGATTTATATGAGAAATCTCTATCTTTATTATGAATACATCTGCCAATATACCAAGATAAAGCTGTCAACCAAATGAACCTGATATAATAGTCTCTTGTGCAATTGGTAAGATCCTTCATCCAACCAGAATCTTGCATAGAGCAGCACATTATTCATACCATCATTTATTTGGTGCCGAATTCACAAGCATGTGAAATTTAGGCAATCCCCAAAACCTTTTTGATATCCTTCTGCAAAGGGATCCAAAATAAAATGTCAGATGGCATTATCTGCATTGTCAAGAACATTGAACATGATTTCACAAGAACATTCGGGATAAAGTGTGGCGGCGTTGGGTTCATCTACCTCAATGCTAAGCGGGGATGTGGTTGGGGCATAGCGATCAATCACGTGCCCATCCTTGTCCACCAAGAACTTGGTGAAGTTCCACTTGATGCCATCCCCAAAAAGGCCACCTTTGCTGGACTTCAAGAACTTGTACAAGGGTGCAGCATTTGAACCATTCACATCAACCTAAAGCGGACAACTACCTTTAATATCCAGGCTGAAAAACCCAAACAGCGATGTTTACCATCTTGGGTCTACAACCACAAAATCCATGCTATACGTTCATCAAGCAGTCAAGCTACCTAGCCATTATTTCTTAAAtgcaataagaaaaaagaaaacaaccaTAGAGGAAAAAACTAGCTCAAGAATGGTCTAGCTAAGAAACACCTCTCTCTAAAAAATTCTAAAAGGGATGAGCCAAGTAACTAAGAAATTGAAATCCATGCGACAACTGACCTTATCAAATATCGGGTATTCAGCTTTGAATCGAGTGCAAGCAAACTCAACAATCTCTTCATTGTTTCCTGGTTCTTGTCCCGCAAACTGATTGCATGGAAATGCCAGAATCTCAAAATCTGCATCGTGAAAGCAAGGTAAAGAAATAAATTCAGGCAGAATGAAACTTGATTGTGTGAGAGCATGATCGTTGATACTCTTACTTCTAACAGTAGATAccataccatggatatgttaataTTTGCCAACCCTAAATAGTTAGGACGTTACAACGATGTTCTTGTTGAACGAATATGTTAATATTTGAAAGTTCCGAGCATATAACCAAATAATCTAGGCCCCTCAAATTTTCTTTCAGATGCTTTTCTCTCCTGTACAATTATGCGTGCAGTTACCTTGGTTCTGAATGCAAAATTTAACTAAAGCATCTTAGTATCAAGCAATGTCTATTTTTTGATGCAAAAGGTAACTTTAAGTGCCTCCCTTTTGATTTACTTGATGTAAGATTTAATAACTACTAAACGAGAAAAGCCTCATAGAACAAAACTTGAATGAGAAACAAAAGGTTGCCCAACCAAATCAACAAGACATCTCGATCTCATAGCTACAAAATGATGTAGATGTATTGTAGAGACCTTTCGTGGTCTCAAGGTTTACAAATTTTAAATGACATTCAGAAAGCTaagtttataaagaacttcataagacGCAGAATTTTATGAAAGGCTAGGATCAGCTTGATTCTCAGTTAGTAGCATATAATAACCTTAATTTTCAGTCTCAATGCCTGTTCTATCATGTGTTAGCAGCAAATTGTTCAAGAACATGGATTATGGTACAACTAATCAGCCTAAAACAATTTCACACACTAAAATCCGTGATCCATTAATAGACACTGATTAATGAAAGAAACGTTTCTTCATCATCAAACTAACAGTTTGTGTAACAACAAGAAAGGAAAACTAGTTCTCTATAAATATCAGTTCATTTGTTCTTCTCTTATGTTTGATATTtaactcttcctttttttttatgagatgaaactTTATGGCAAAAGTAATACTTTGTG belongs to Musa acuminata AAA Group cultivar baxijiao chromosome BXJ3-5, Cavendish_Baxijiao_AAA, whole genome shotgun sequence and includes:
- the LOC103973267 gene encoding probable phospholipid hydroperoxide glutathione peroxidase 6, mitochondrial produces the protein MASSKATASIHDFTVKDARGNDVDLGTYKGKALLIVNVASQCGLTNSNYTELSQLYEKYKNNDFEILAFPCNQFAGQEPGNNEEIVEFACTRFKAEYPIFDKVDVNGSNAAPLYKFLKSSKGGLFGDGIKWNFTKFLVDKDGHVIDRYAPTTSPLSIEKDIKKVLGIA